Proteins from a genomic interval of Paenibacillus sp. FSL R5-0623:
- a CDS encoding 3-hydroxyacyl-CoA dehydrogenase family protein: protein MHNRLIAIIGAGVMGCATALDVARAGYRVILQDISASVIEHAPDVIRREYRSACFLKQGYGQVPLDQIMERISFQTQDEGVEEASIIIENVTENLELKKEVYARLSHKVRPDALFALNTSCISVTKLASFLPDPGRVIGVHLMNPVPVKSMVEVIKGHHTTQGTEHEMIAFLETLDKSPVVIEDLPGFVSNRLSHLLMNEAAYIVQDGIATPEQVDAIMKKGFNYQMGPLETADLIGLDTVVHSLKVLYDSYQDPKFRCCPMLQKMVDAGQWGRKTGQGFYAY from the coding sequence ATGCATAATCGACTCATTGCAATCATTGGCGCAGGGGTAATGGGATGCGCCACAGCACTGGATGTCGCGAGGGCTGGTTATCGTGTAATTTTGCAGGATATTTCGGCGTCGGTCATCGAACATGCCCCTGATGTTATACGTCGTGAATATCGTTCAGCTTGCTTTCTGAAGCAAGGGTACGGTCAGGTGCCCCTGGATCAGATCATGGAACGAATCTCGTTCCAGACACAAGATGAGGGTGTGGAAGAGGCAAGTATCATTATTGAAAATGTAACCGAAAACCTGGAGTTGAAAAAGGAAGTTTACGCACGACTATCCCACAAGGTTCGTCCGGATGCTTTATTTGCGCTAAATACAAGCTGTATTTCCGTGACAAAGCTCGCTTCATTTTTGCCTGACCCAGGTCGAGTCATTGGGGTGCATCTGATGAATCCGGTTCCCGTTAAATCCATGGTGGAGGTGATCAAAGGACATCATACAACGCAGGGTACGGAACATGAGATGATAGCGTTTTTGGAAACTCTTGATAAAAGTCCAGTTGTCATAGAGGATCTGCCCGGGTTTGTCTCTAATCGCCTCTCGCACTTGTTAATGAATGAAGCGGCTTACATTGTACAGGATGGAATCGCTACACCCGAGCAGGTGGACGCCATTATGAAGAAGGGCTTCAATTATCAGATGGGGCCGCTGGAGACGGCGGATCTGATTGGTCTGGATACGGTCGTGCATTCATTGAAAGTATTGTACGACAGTTATCAGGACCCCAAATTCCGATGCTGTCCGATGTTGCAGAAAATGGTTGATGCAGGACAGTGGGGGCGGAAGACGGGTCAAGGATTCTATGCCTACTAA
- a CDS encoding acyl carrier protein yields MTKEEIELFLKSEIAAALNQEPEDIDEEMNFLKIGVSSVQALKIINRARKHLQVDISPVALFEYKTIAEFAAYLNESLLQEGVAE; encoded by the coding sequence ATGACAAAAGAAGAAATTGAGCTTTTTCTCAAAAGCGAGATTGCTGCAGCGCTGAATCAGGAGCCAGAGGACATCGATGAAGAGATGAATTTTTTGAAAATTGGTGTCTCCTCTGTGCAGGCGCTCAAGATCATTAACCGTGCGCGTAAGCATCTTCAAGTTGACATCAGTCCGGTTGCGTTGTTTGAATACAAAACAATTGCCGAGTTCGCCGCCTATCTGAATGAATCTCTTCTTCAAGAGGGGGTTGCCGAATGA
- a CDS encoding FtsX-like permease family protein → MLLRMLRNDITRKKGITAALFIFVLLAALLVSSGSRMIMELTSSIQYLFSESKTPHFVQMHAGEIDQAKVNTWAEENAMVQQHQIVEMVNIDGSNLFLGAESEKNSVMDIDFVTQNQDFDYLLNLDSEIIQVNDGEIAVPVYYMQQKKLSVGDQVRIDNGQFERSYTIVDFVRDAQMNPSVVHSKRFIVSAGNLQELKQSIGEMEYLIEFRLTDPGLTSEFTQAYQNAGLPNAGPVVTYGLFQVLNAMTDGVIAAVIILVSLVLILIAMLCIRFTMLATIEEDYREISVMKAIGIAEKDIKRLYLMKYVFMAGFASVLGYIASLGVNRLFVSNIMLYMGKAPATLLHFAIPLLAAGIIFAMVVLFCRTVLRRFRSISAVDALRTGSLGDTQIIRNRLSLSRNRWSSVPVFLGLKEVIQRIKMFRLLLFVFVVSSFIMIVPVNFLNTLQAPSFISYMGVGQSDIRIDLRHTDDVEQRYDNLVAQIQNDKDIKTYSPLVTSQFKIKNAEGSYDNLSVETGDFSIFPLSYVSGTAPTTENEIALSDANSSELRLKTGEQLTLLVNGKDQMMTVSGIYQDVTNGGKTAKALLPYNKDSVLWYVVSLDLNNRGDMATKIAEYEAAFSPAKVTDLQGYLDQTLGGTIQQLKLVTMLALVIGVFISILITALFLQMLVAKDNNDIAVLRSLGFALSKIKFKYVVMSLVILILGVVTGTILSNTLGPLLVSAIMSTFGASNIVFVVNPLQAYVLCPLLLAGTIVLTAWISIQSIKETSISKMIVE, encoded by the coding sequence ATGCTGCTACGAATGCTGAGAAACGATATAACGAGAAAAAAAGGAATTACGGCTGCTTTATTTATTTTTGTACTGCTGGCCGCCTTGCTGGTATCTTCGGGGTCACGAATGATTATGGAACTGACGAGTTCCATCCAATATCTATTTTCTGAATCCAAAACACCACACTTTGTGCAAATGCATGCCGGAGAGATCGATCAGGCCAAAGTGAACACATGGGCTGAAGAAAATGCCATGGTCCAGCAGCATCAGATTGTGGAAATGGTCAACATTGACGGCTCTAATCTGTTCCTCGGAGCAGAGTCTGAAAAGAACAGTGTTATGGACATTGACTTTGTTACACAGAATCAGGATTTCGACTATTTGTTGAATCTGGACAGTGAGATTATTCAGGTTAACGATGGCGAGATTGCGGTTCCGGTATATTACATGCAGCAAAAAAAATTGAGCGTGGGCGACCAGGTTCGGATCGATAATGGTCAATTTGAGCGTTCTTATACCATCGTTGATTTTGTCCGTGATGCTCAGATGAATCCATCGGTTGTGCACTCCAAACGTTTTATTGTGAGTGCAGGGAATTTGCAGGAACTGAAGCAGAGCATCGGAGAGATGGAGTATCTCATCGAATTCCGGTTGACGGATCCCGGACTGACGAGTGAATTTACCCAGGCTTACCAAAATGCCGGACTTCCCAATGCAGGTCCAGTCGTAACCTATGGTCTGTTCCAGGTACTGAATGCCATGACCGACGGAGTCATTGCAGCCGTTATTATTTTGGTCAGTCTTGTGCTGATTCTGATTGCGATGCTCTGCATCCGATTCACGATGCTTGCGACCATCGAAGAAGATTATCGTGAGATTAGTGTCATGAAAGCGATAGGGATCGCAGAGAAGGATATTAAGAGACTGTATCTGATGAAGTATGTATTTATGGCGGGATTCGCATCCGTGCTTGGATACATTGCATCACTTGGCGTTAACCGATTATTTGTTTCCAACATCATGTTGTATATGGGAAAAGCACCTGCAACCCTGTTGCATTTCGCAATTCCGTTATTAGCCGCTGGAATCATATTTGCCATGGTTGTTCTGTTCTGTCGAACGGTACTGCGGCGTTTTCGTTCCATCTCCGCAGTGGATGCTCTCCGTACCGGGAGCCTGGGAGATACACAGATCATTCGAAACCGGCTTAGTTTGTCCCGCAATCGCTGGTCTTCCGTACCTGTCTTTCTTGGTCTGAAGGAAGTCATACAGCGAATCAAGATGTTCCGATTATTGTTGTTCGTCTTTGTAGTCAGTTCATTTATTATGATTGTGCCGGTCAACTTCCTGAACACTTTGCAGGCGCCAAGTTTTATTTCTTATATGGGTGTTGGACAGAGTGATATTCGCATTGACTTGAGGCACACAGACGATGTGGAGCAGCGTTATGACAATCTGGTTGCCCAGATCCAAAATGATAAAGACATCAAAACGTATTCCCCATTGGTAACAAGCCAGTTCAAGATTAAAAATGCGGAAGGAAGTTACGACAATCTGAGTGTAGAAACTGGGGATTTCAGTATTTTCCCATTGTCTTATGTTAGCGGTACTGCGCCAACAACCGAGAATGAAATTGCGTTATCTGATGCAAACAGTAGCGAGCTGCGCCTGAAGACTGGTGAGCAACTTACCTTGCTCGTTAATGGCAAGGACCAGATGATGACGGTCAGCGGAATATACCAGGACGTTACGAATGGTGGGAAAACGGCGAAAGCCTTATTGCCTTACAACAAGGATAGCGTGTTGTGGTATGTGGTCAGTTTGGATCTGAATAATCGCGGGGACATGGCTACCAAAATTGCTGAATATGAGGCGGCTTTCTCGCCAGCCAAAGTAACCGATCTTCAAGGTTATCTGGATCAGACGTTAGGCGGAACCATCCAACAATTGAAATTGGTGACGATGCTGGCCTTGGTCATCGGTGTCTTCATATCTATTTTAATTACAGCACTGTTCCTTCAGATGTTAGTAGCCAAGGACAACAACGACATTGCTGTACTAAGAAGTCTCGGGTTTGCCTTGTCTAAAATCAAGTTCAAGTATGTCGTGATGTCACTTGTCATATTAATCTTAGGGGTTGTTACTGGAACGATATTGTCCAATACGTTGGGTCCGTTGCTGGTTAGTGCTATTATGTCGACGTTTGGTGCTTCCAATATTGTCTTTGTTGTTAACCCGTTACAGGCATATGTTTTGTGTCCATTGTTACTTGCAGGCACGATTGTACTAACAGCATGGATTAGCATCCAATCGATCAAGGAAACGAGCATATCCAAAATGATTGTCGAATAG
- a CDS encoding acyl-CoA dehydrogenase family protein — MIEVDVEQEIIHEAELFAAREIRPYAQQIQEQQAIPRTLIRAMAEKGYLAASIPAEYGGMGLGPKAYGLLTEVFGKALPAVRSLLTVHTSLVSETLVRFGTPEQKSSWLPKLVKGEWIAAFGLTEPEVGSDAKSVKTEWREESDCYVLNGKKKWITFGHLADVFIIIASNQGRSTAFWVERQFEGVQTQPIEGVMVAGETGIAEIDLHEVRVPKNHIIGRLNEGFEYIVTGALDQGRYSIAWAGLAIAQEALDAMVTYSRKRKQFDQKLSHFQLIRGMIGDAVTKVHAARALCLRAAELREAKDPQAAMETTIAKYFTSKVAVEVASDALQVHGANGISNQYPVARLYKEAKILEIIEGSSQMQQEMISHYGLKAYYKRGGGV, encoded by the coding sequence ATGATTGAAGTGGATGTAGAGCAAGAGATCATTCATGAAGCTGAATTGTTTGCTGCCCGTGAAATTCGTCCTTATGCTCAACAAATTCAAGAACAGCAAGCCATTCCCAGAACATTGATCCGTGCCATGGCTGAAAAAGGTTACTTGGCTGCCTCGATCCCGGCTGAATATGGCGGCATGGGTCTCGGCCCTAAGGCGTACGGGCTGTTGACTGAAGTATTTGGCAAGGCTCTTCCAGCCGTTCGCAGCTTGTTAACGGTACATACTTCACTTGTAAGTGAAACGTTGGTACGTTTCGGAACGCCTGAGCAAAAATCGTCCTGGCTGCCCAAGTTGGTGAAGGGAGAATGGATTGCTGCTTTTGGCCTGACTGAACCGGAAGTTGGTTCAGATGCCAAAAGTGTAAAGACCGAGTGGAGAGAAGAATCGGACTGTTATGTTTTGAATGGAAAAAAGAAGTGGATCACGTTTGGACATCTGGCAGATGTATTTATCATTATTGCCTCGAATCAGGGACGAAGCACTGCTTTTTGGGTCGAACGCCAGTTTGAGGGTGTACAGACCCAACCTATCGAAGGTGTCATGGTTGCGGGAGAGACAGGTATAGCTGAGATTGATCTCCATGAGGTGCGTGTACCAAAGAATCACATTATTGGACGTCTGAATGAAGGTTTTGAGTACATCGTAACCGGGGCGCTGGACCAGGGCAGATATAGCATTGCCTGGGCAGGGCTGGCGATTGCGCAGGAAGCGCTGGATGCCATGGTGACTTACTCAAGGAAGCGGAAGCAATTTGATCAGAAGCTGAGTCATTTTCAGTTGATTCGCGGCATGATTGGAGATGCGGTGACAAAAGTCCATGCAGCACGAGCATTATGTTTACGTGCAGCCGAGCTGAGAGAAGCCAAGGACCCGCAGGCCGCCATGGAGACAACGATCGCCAAATATTTTACGTCCAAAGTTGCTGTTGAAGTTGCAAGTGATGCGCTACAGGTTCATGGTGCGAATGGAATTAGTAACCAATATCCTGTTGCCAGGCTGTATAAGGAAGCCAAAATTCTGGAGATTATTGAGGGTTCTTCTCAGATGCAGCAGGAAATGATCTCGCATTACGGATTAAAAGCCTATTACAAGCGTGGCGGTGGCGTATGA
- a CDS encoding ABC transporter ATP-binding protein, with the protein MTTILEAKDVNKSVAIGENEEHNILKDINLQLKKGEFVSIMGPSGSGKSTLLYNISGMDQISAGSVYFNGKKISAFEERDLASLRLTKMGFIFQNIHLLKNLNLLDNIVLSAYLAKNSSRETINTRAMSLMKKMGIDELAGHNITQASGGQLQRIAICRALINNPDILFGDEPTGALNSKSTYEIMDILGDINATGTTILLVTHDVKVAARSERVLFMMDGKLVADRNIGKYARERQDLKTRESHLAQWLTEMGF; encoded by the coding sequence ATGACAACTATACTTGAGGCTAAAGACGTGAATAAATCCGTAGCGATCGGCGAGAATGAAGAACATAACATCTTGAAAGATATCAACCTTCAATTAAAAAAGGGAGAATTTGTTTCCATCATGGGGCCATCTGGCTCAGGCAAGTCTACCTTACTGTACAACATAAGTGGTATGGATCAGATTAGTGCTGGAAGTGTCTATTTTAATGGCAAAAAAATATCGGCATTTGAGGAGAGGGATCTGGCAAGTCTACGTTTGACCAAGATGGGATTCATCTTTCAAAATATTCATCTGCTCAAGAATCTGAATCTATTAGACAATATCGTACTTTCCGCGTATCTGGCCAAAAATAGCAGCAGAGAAACGATTAATACACGAGCGATGTCATTAATGAAAAAAATGGGGATTGATGAGCTTGCTGGGCATAACATCACCCAAGCCTCAGGCGGACAGCTTCAACGGATTGCCATCTGCCGTGCGCTGATTAATAATCCAGATATTTTATTCGGCGATGAACCAACGGGGGCGCTGAATTCCAAATCAACGTATGAGATCATGGATATTCTGGGCGATATCAATGCAACGGGTACAACCATTCTGCTGGTGACCCATGATGTGAAAGTCGCTGCCAGATCGGAACGTGTATTGTTTATGATGGACGGTAAGCTGGTTGCAGACAGAAATATTGGAAAATATGCAAGAGAGCGTCAGGATCTGAAAACAAGGGAAAGCCATTTGGCGCAATGGTTGACTGAAATGGGGTTCTAA
- a CDS encoding alpha/beta fold hydrolase has translation MEQIYLERLQKGEGNRQMVCFPYLGGNSNSFQPLVPYLPDTEIWAFTSPGHGLNTETPLEHMQQLVELYTSKLLDVIQPGSLLFGHSLGGITAYFVAQRLYQEHPDVAKTLRLVLSACNTPDECGMQNYDRMSDENLIDHLFSYEALPQELIHEKELLNYFLPVIRADFRMLESAATLEYEPLSLPVLYLWGERDRTVTLQSALRWGRYFGTSMKLQTIKEGAHMFMMHQPSTVAHCLTSFMTPDK, from the coding sequence ATGGAACAGATCTATTTGGAGCGGCTACAAAAGGGGGAAGGAAACAGACAAATGGTCTGTTTTCCTTATCTCGGTGGCAACTCCAACAGTTTTCAGCCCCTAGTGCCGTACCTTCCTGACACGGAAATTTGGGCGTTTACGTCCCCGGGTCATGGTCTGAACACCGAAACACCCCTGGAGCATATGCAGCAACTTGTAGAACTGTATACCAGCAAGCTGCTGGATGTTATACAACCTGGCAGTCTGTTATTTGGACATAGTCTGGGAGGGATTACAGCCTACTTCGTTGCGCAGCGCTTATATCAGGAACATCCAGATGTAGCAAAAACGCTACGGCTTGTGTTATCTGCCTGCAACACGCCTGACGAATGCGGGATGCAGAATTATGATCGGATGTCAGACGAAAATCTGATTGATCATCTGTTTTCCTATGAAGCTCTCCCGCAAGAACTGATACATGAAAAAGAATTATTGAATTATTTTCTGCCCGTCATCCGGGCGGATTTCAGGATGTTGGAATCTGCAGCAACGCTTGAATATGAGCCGCTCTCATTGCCGGTGTTGTATCTGTGGGGAGAACGGGATCGTACCGTTACCCTTCAATCCGCGTTGAGATGGGGCCGATATTTTGGCACATCCATGAAGCTTCAAACCATCAAAGAGGGTGCTCACATGTTCATGATGCATCAACCTTCAACGGTGGCGCATTGTCTGACAAGCTTTATGACTCCAGATAAATAG
- a CDS encoding ACP S-malonyltransferase has protein sequence MTFCALFPGQGSQYIGMCSELLDSEPEANQIFAEASEVIGFDLKALVMEGALDQLTVSEYAQPAVLTASYVLFDSFVRRTGMTPDYAVGHSLGEISALVAAGALRFADGIRFTAQRGALMHRSIQEQKGRAGIVVDVTQEALEELVENIRQNEYVTISGYNSPGQFVVAGTAKGLQLLDDQVDGYGGEFIPFRMMPMKADAPYHSELMQFILPELEEMLAGISFSAPVFPICSTVHGEFIRGAEDIPKLLSSQLLQPIRWNQALARVQNLGATVWIDFGPGQSVRNMLAENKTLPAAYSLDDPQDRSRLLERYEAVNQTSGGGDTG, from the coding sequence ATGACGTTCTGTGCGCTATTTCCCGGCCAGGGAAGCCAGTATATCGGAATGTGCAGCGAGTTGTTGGACAGTGAGCCGGAGGCGAATCAGATCTTTGCGGAAGCGAGCGAGGTGATCGGATTTGATTTGAAGGCACTGGTTATGGAAGGGGCCCTGGATCAATTGACGGTCTCTGAATATGCTCAACCTGCTGTACTGACAGCAAGCTACGTTCTATTTGACTCATTTGTTCGCCGGACAGGAATGACTCCAGATTATGCAGTAGGTCACAGTTTGGGGGAGATTTCGGCTTTGGTAGCGGCGGGAGCATTGCGATTTGCTGATGGAATCCGTTTTACAGCTCAGCGTGGTGCGTTGATGCATCGCTCCATTCAGGAGCAAAAAGGAAGAGCGGGTATTGTCGTTGATGTAACCCAAGAAGCGCTTGAAGAATTAGTCGAGAATATTCGTCAGAACGAGTATGTGACGATCTCCGGTTATAATTCACCGGGACAGTTTGTCGTTGCAGGTACTGCGAAGGGTCTTCAACTGCTGGATGATCAGGTGGATGGCTACGGTGGGGAATTCATTCCTTTTCGCATGATGCCAATGAAGGCAGATGCACCTTATCATAGCGAGTTGATGCAGTTCATTCTGCCTGAGCTTGAAGAGATGCTTGCAGGGATTTCCTTCTCTGCACCGGTGTTTCCCATCTGCTCTACAGTACATGGTGAGTTCATTCGCGGAGCCGAGGACATTCCTAAGCTGCTGAGCAGCCAGCTTTTGCAACCCATTCGCTGGAATCAGGCATTGGCACGCGTTCAAAATCTGGGAGCGACGGTATGGATCGATTTCGGTCCAGGCCAGAGCGTAAGAAATATGCTGGCTGAGAATAAGACCTTGCCTGCAGCCTATTCGCTGGATGATCCCCAAGATCGATCCAGGTTACTGGAGCGATATGAAGCAGTAAACCAGACAAGTGGGGGAGGCGATACGGGATGA
- a CDS encoding aminotransferase class III-fold pyridoxal phosphate-dependent enzyme, giving the protein MITEMMQYNQRVKQWLPGGVHYNFHLPWEETPLHFKHASRSRVTDMNGNEYLDLYARFGALIVGHGNEEYNECLKDTIDRVLSVSHCDLDAEALELIHQYVPSAEMIRFGLSGTEIVQNALRLARAWTGKNRFVRFEGHYHGNADNIMGGKTARTGLPVPSDYPGDMKGTKGRARDAMESQSYLLPWNDAARLEELFRQHGDDIAAVIMEPVCVNGGGVMPAPGYLQKVRQLCDHYQIVLIFDEIITGFRMGLGGAQQLFGVTPDLTTLGKAIAGGGVPVSALVGRADIMKLLVDKKVIHAGTFNGYPLGTAAVKATLEMLGRNGGHAMHSMNRHAEMMHDILCQEAVKVGLPLIVQGPSGCASYHCCTEPLTDTADYTFELMSFDILLNSKLAEHGVLVSTLSRMYPNILLDMQDVAWFGERVPAALAEMKEIYDELI; this is encoded by the coding sequence ATGATCACGGAGATGATGCAGTACAATCAGCGGGTGAAACAATGGCTGCCTGGCGGTGTGCACTATAATTTTCACCTTCCTTGGGAAGAGACGCCGCTCCATTTCAAGCATGCTTCCCGAAGCAGAGTGACGGACATGAACGGCAACGAGTATTTGGATCTATATGCCCGCTTTGGTGCCCTCATTGTTGGTCACGGCAACGAGGAGTATAACGAGTGTCTGAAGGATACCATTGACCGTGTTCTTTCCGTAAGTCATTGCGATCTGGATGCAGAGGCTCTGGAACTGATCCATCAATATGTACCCTCAGCAGAGATGATTCGTTTTGGGTTATCAGGCACGGAGATTGTGCAGAATGCACTTCGTCTTGCCCGGGCGTGGACCGGTAAAAATCGCTTTGTACGTTTTGAAGGCCATTATCATGGCAATGCGGACAATATTATGGGTGGCAAGACTGCACGTACAGGTCTGCCTGTACCTTCAGACTATCCCGGTGACATGAAAGGAACAAAGGGGAGGGCAAGGGATGCCATGGAATCTCAATCCTACCTCTTGCCATGGAATGACGCAGCCCGTCTGGAGGAACTATTTCGCCAGCATGGAGACGACATTGCAGCAGTAATCATGGAGCCGGTTTGTGTAAATGGAGGCGGAGTCATGCCTGCTCCGGGTTATCTGCAAAAAGTCAGACAGTTATGTGATCATTACCAGATCGTGCTCATTTTTGATGAGATTATAACAGGTTTCCGTATGGGACTCGGTGGTGCTCAACAGTTATTCGGTGTAACGCCCGATCTGACTACACTTGGGAAGGCAATCGCGGGTGGCGGAGTTCCGGTATCAGCCCTGGTTGGCCGAGCGGATATCATGAAGTTGCTTGTAGACAAAAAAGTAATTCATGCGGGTACGTTTAATGGCTATCCATTAGGTACAGCTGCTGTAAAAGCTACGCTGGAAATGTTGGGACGCAATGGAGGACATGCGATGCACAGCATGAACCGCCACGCTGAGATGATGCATGACATACTCTGCCAGGAAGCAGTGAAGGTGGGTCTGCCTTTAATTGTTCAGGGGCCGTCTGGCTGTGCTTCTTATCACTGCTGCACGGAGCCGCTTACGGATACGGCTGATTATACGTTTGAATTGATGTCTTTTGATATTTTGTTAAATAGCAAGCTTGCTGAGCACGGTGTTCTAGTATCTACGCTCTCGCGGATGTATCCGAATATCCTGCTTGATATGCAAGATGTTGCCTGGTTCGGTGAGCGTGTCCCTGCAGCACTTGCAGAAATGAAAGAGATCTACGACGAGCTGATCTAA
- a CDS encoding acyl carrier protein, whose amino-acid sequence MDYRQEIREFIGNNLTMDHEDTQINDNDNYFEQRFVNSLFAMRLVDFVERRFQIEIANEDLDLANFCTINRLHDLIERKLTEKEAAL is encoded by the coding sequence GTGGATTATCGTCAGGAAATTCGGGAGTTTATCGGAAACAACCTCACCATGGATCATGAAGACACTCAAATTAATGATAATGACAATTATTTTGAGCAACGGTTCGTCAATTCGCTCTTTGCGATGCGTTTGGTGGACTTTGTAGAGCGAAGATTCCAGATTGAGATAGCAAATGAAGATCTGGATTTGGCTAATTTCTGCACGATTAACCGTTTGCATGATCTTATTGAGAGAAAGTTGACTGAGAAGGAGGCGGCACTATGA